The Micromonospora sp. NBC_00421 genome contains a region encoding:
- a CDS encoding ATP-grasp domain-containing protein: MGELLLIGVGLMGRPYLAAARRLGLSVHVVETAAAAAALPEQPDHLTVTSGDSDEAWAAAAASATAARTPDGVVAFTEPQVLAAALVAETFSLPGPSLGAAVLSRNKALQRGRFAAAGIRQPEYLIATDLNAAGQWAGARFPVVVKSLSSAGSVGVELVAGERGWTDVVRRRAGETPLLVEQAVEGSEYSWEALVHEGAVWFSTVTAKATTGPPYFVETGHRTAAPVDDVTRAAVDGFGRSVLAALGMGSGIVHLEFRLADAGATVMEVAVRMPGDYLMDLLGLTYGIDWFEMVVRLAMSMPLPERPPRWVAHAAAHFPLAEPGVVTAIEGLDEVRAHPAVRRAGVLAGVGDVLAPVVSSAQRRAYVILSADDPTLVDDGLELARRSFVIRTRPA, encoded by the coding sequence TTGGGAGAGTTGTTGCTGATCGGGGTCGGCCTCATGGGCCGGCCCTACCTGGCCGCGGCGCGTCGGCTGGGCCTGAGCGTGCACGTCGTGGAGACGGCCGCCGCCGCAGCCGCGCTGCCGGAGCAACCCGATCACCTGACGGTGACCAGTGGCGACAGCGACGAGGCCTGGGCGGCGGCCGCCGCCTCGGCGACCGCCGCGCGGACGCCCGACGGAGTCGTCGCCTTCACCGAGCCGCAGGTGCTGGCGGCCGCCCTGGTGGCGGAGACCTTCTCGTTGCCCGGCCCGTCACTGGGCGCGGCGGTGCTGTCGCGGAACAAGGCGCTGCAACGGGGCCGTTTCGCCGCTGCCGGCATCCGGCAGCCCGAGTACCTCATCGCCACCGACCTCAACGCCGCGGGGCAGTGGGCGGGCGCCCGCTTCCCGGTGGTGGTGAAGTCGTTGTCGTCGGCGGGCAGCGTCGGCGTCGAACTGGTGGCGGGCGAGCGCGGGTGGACCGACGTCGTACGCCGCCGTGCCGGCGAGACGCCGCTGCTGGTGGAGCAGGCCGTCGAAGGGTCGGAGTACAGCTGGGAGGCGCTGGTCCACGAGGGTGCCGTCTGGTTCTCCACCGTCACGGCCAAGGCTACGACCGGTCCCCCGTACTTCGTCGAGACTGGTCACCGGACGGCTGCGCCGGTCGACGACGTGACGCGCGCGGCCGTCGACGGCTTCGGCCGGTCCGTCCTGGCCGCGCTCGGCATGGGCAGCGGCATCGTGCATCTGGAGTTCCGGCTGGCCGACGCCGGTGCCACGGTGATGGAGGTGGCCGTCCGGATGCCCGGCGACTACCTGATGGACCTGCTCGGCCTGACGTACGGCATCGACTGGTTCGAGATGGTCGTCCGGCTGGCGATGTCGATGCCGCTGCCGGAGCGACCGCCGCGGTGGGTGGCCCACGCCGCGGCGCACTTCCCGCTCGCGGAACCCGGCGTCGTCACGGCGATCGAGGGGCTGGACGAGGTGCGGGCCCACCCGGCGGTGCGACGCGCCGGCGTGTTGGCGGGGGTCGGCGACGTCCTCGCCCCGGTGGTGTCGTCCGCACAGCGGCGTGCCTACGTCATCCTCTCGGCCGACGACCCGACCCTGGTCGACGACGGGCTCGAACTGGCCCGTCGGAGCTTCGTCATCCGGACCCGGCCGGCCTGA
- a CDS encoding MFS transporter has protein sequence MADDGSPETPGPDPSAGAVATDAPPRADDRPAAPAGMRSRVVRLAVGWLPDGTAVRRMLAVSFIDSLGTGMFLTGSALFFTRDIGLTAAQVGLGLSLAAVTGFLCSVPVGRLSDRYGALPVLVALQFWRATWFFAYPMVDSLPWFLVVCCLAGAGEWAAGPVVQSLLGSLVAPAARVRTMAAVMLVRNIGFVLGAASATIAIAVGGGDVYRALVVLDAVSFLVSGALLLRLRGRLAVVRPPTDDQEQAGLRTRPSLRFLVLALLNGVLYLHAVILSVGLPLWITIRTDAPVELVGAVVVLNTVLAISLQMRLSRGVDGLRPAASRQVYAGLVLAVCCGLVSVTGSGAPAVAAALILAATVALTVGEIYQSVGAWGVSYGYAPDASRGYHLSLYSLGSTGAMIVGPALLTSVVLPAGAVGWLGLGAVLAVAGALVPVVVGRRLSPAG, from the coding sequence ATGGCCGACGACGGGTCGCCCGAGACTCCCGGTCCCGACCCGTCCGCCGGTGCAGTGGCGACCGACGCCCCTCCGAGGGCCGACGACCGACCGGCGGCTCCGGCCGGGATGCGCAGCCGTGTGGTCCGCCTCGCCGTCGGCTGGCTACCGGACGGGACGGCGGTCCGGCGGATGCTGGCCGTGTCGTTCATCGACTCCCTGGGCACCGGCATGTTCCTCACCGGGTCGGCGCTGTTCTTCACCCGGGACATCGGGCTCACCGCGGCGCAGGTCGGCCTGGGCCTGTCCCTGGCCGCCGTCACCGGCTTCCTGTGCTCGGTGCCCGTCGGCCGCCTCTCGGACCGGTACGGCGCACTACCGGTCCTGGTGGCCCTCCAGTTCTGGCGGGCGACCTGGTTCTTCGCCTACCCGATGGTGGACAGCCTGCCCTGGTTCCTCGTGGTGTGCTGCCTCGCCGGTGCCGGCGAGTGGGCGGCAGGCCCGGTCGTGCAGAGCCTGCTCGGCTCGCTCGTCGCCCCGGCGGCGCGGGTACGCACCATGGCCGCGGTGATGCTGGTCCGCAACATCGGCTTCGTCCTCGGCGCGGCCTCCGCGACGATCGCCATCGCCGTGGGCGGCGGCGACGTCTACCGGGCGCTCGTCGTCCTCGACGCCGTGTCCTTCCTCGTCTCCGGCGCTCTGCTGCTGCGGTTGCGCGGCCGGCTGGCCGTCGTCCGGCCACCGACCGACGACCAGGAGCAGGCCGGGCTTCGTACCCGGCCCAGCCTCCGGTTCCTCGTGCTGGCTCTGCTCAACGGCGTGCTCTATCTGCACGCCGTGATCCTGAGCGTCGGCCTGCCCCTCTGGATCACGATCAGGACGGACGCGCCGGTGGAACTCGTGGGCGCGGTCGTCGTGCTCAACACCGTGCTCGCGATCTCGTTGCAGATGCGGCTGAGCCGGGGCGTCGACGGGTTGCGACCCGCCGCGTCGCGCCAGGTGTACGCCGGGCTCGTCCTGGCCGTGTGCTGCGGGCTGGTGTCGGTGACCGGCTCGGGCGCGCCCGCCGTGGCGGCGGCCCTGATCCTGGCGGCGACCGTGGCGCTGACGGTGGGCGAGATCTACCAGTCCGTCGGTGCCTGGGGCGTGTCCTACGGCTATGCGCCCGACGCCAGCCGCGGCTACCACCTGTCGCTCTACAGTCTCGGCTCCACCGGGGCGATGATCGTGGGTCCGGCACTGCTCACCTCGGTCGTCCTGCCCGCCGGGGCGGTCGGCTGGCTGGGTCTGGGGGCGGTGCTCGCCGTCGCCGGGGCGCTCGTGCCGGTCGTCGTGGGACGCCGTCTGTCCCCGGCCGGGTGA
- a CDS encoding ATP-grasp domain-containing protein: MSTASALRANSRYLLVLGATMALRERAIVAAVRSFPGPVVTIAPTAATRAGKFFDHVVRGVSSDPVAALEAVRDLEKETGCTPAAVVPFIDGVLVAGLALAEHYGVPYLSRDAVVTSSINKNLMKDRLLAAGLDTPRYRQVDSVDEVHQAIAQFGLPCVIKPSAFGGSLGVRLIRSAAEVPEAYGYVRTIIDQTAATFTVKNRSIQVEQFCTLTDEVSVEVLNHRDRRVALAVVDKSLGPEPYFAEIGHRVPSRYSDRADVRELAIASCAAIGLDRGLAHVEIRLEDGRDPQIIEVGARTAGDGILDLVERALGISPYELHVRSYLDQLDELPLPGPAVGVAAIATLKARPGRMTRIATPTTVPPAVSSYEVFATPGHVSAAVSANYLTREGYVECFWPDATPESVPPRAHLDVADQLSAQLFEVTDEPADA; encoded by the coding sequence GTGAGCACCGCGTCGGCACTGCGCGCCAACTCCCGCTATCTCCTGGTGCTCGGTGCCACCATGGCATTGCGTGAACGCGCGATCGTGGCAGCCGTCCGGAGCTTCCCCGGGCCGGTCGTCACGATCGCACCGACCGCGGCCACCCGGGCCGGCAAGTTCTTCGACCACGTCGTCCGGGGCGTCAGCAGTGACCCGGTGGCGGCCCTGGAGGCGGTGCGCGACCTCGAGAAGGAGACCGGCTGCACCCCGGCCGCCGTGGTGCCGTTCATCGACGGTGTGCTCGTCGCCGGCCTGGCCCTCGCCGAGCACTACGGCGTGCCCTACCTCAGCCGGGACGCGGTCGTCACCTCCTCCATCAACAAGAACCTGATGAAGGACCGGCTCCTGGCCGCCGGCCTCGACACGCCGCGGTACCGCCAGGTGGACAGCGTGGACGAGGTCCACCAGGCCATCGCGCAGTTCGGCCTGCCGTGTGTCATCAAGCCGTCGGCGTTCGGCGGCAGTCTCGGGGTCCGGTTGATCCGGTCGGCCGCCGAGGTGCCCGAGGCGTACGGGTACGTCCGGACGATCATCGACCAGACCGCCGCGACGTTCACCGTCAAGAACCGGTCGATCCAGGTGGAGCAGTTCTGCACCCTGACCGACGAGGTCTCGGTCGAGGTGCTCAACCACCGTGACCGCCGGGTCGCGCTCGCCGTGGTCGACAAGTCGCTCGGGCCGGAGCCCTACTTCGCCGAGATCGGGCACCGGGTGCCGAGCCGCTACTCCGACCGCGCCGACGTACGGGAGCTGGCGATCGCCTCGTGCGCCGCGATCGGCCTGGACCGGGGGCTCGCCCACGTCGAGATCCGGCTGGAGGACGGCCGGGATCCGCAGATCATCGAGGTGGGTGCGCGCACCGCCGGCGACGGCATCCTCGACCTCGTCGAACGCGCCCTCGGGATCTCACCGTACGAGCTGCACGTGCGCTCCTACCTGGACCAGCTCGACGAGCTGCCGCTGCCCGGGCCGGCTGTCGGAGTGGCGGCCATCGCCACCCTGAAGGCGCGTCCGGGGCGGATGACCCGCATCGCCACGCCCACGACGGTGCCTCCCGCGGTGTCGAGTTACGAGGTCTTCGCCACCCCCGGTCACGTCTCCGCCGCCGTGTCGGCGAACTACCTGACCCGCGAGGGGTACGTCGAGTGCTTCTGGCCGGACGCCACCCCTGAGTCGGTGCCGCCCCGCGCCCACCTGGACGTGGCCGACCAGTTGTCCGCCCAGCTCTTCGAGGTGACGGACGAGCCCGCCGACGCCTGA